The Microbacterium schleiferi genome contains the following window.
GATGAACGGCGCCATCTACGACTCCACCTGGAACGTCTTCTTCAAGCTCAACTACGGCAAGCTCTACGAGGGGCAGCTGGCGACAGCCCTGGGCCCGCTGGATGTCGCCCTCGGCGAGATCCTGTACGCGCTGCTGCGCGGACTCGTGTACGCCACCGGATTCATGATCATCATGCAGATCGCGGGCCTGAACCTCGCACCCACGGCGATCCTTGCGCTCCCCGCGGTCGTGTTGATCGCCTTCGGGTTCGCGAGCCTCGGGATGGCTGTCACGAGCTACATGAAGACCTTCCAGCACATGGACTGGATCAACATGGTGCTGCTGCCGATGTTCCTCTTCTCGGCGACCTTCTACCCGATCACCGTGTACCCGGAAGCTGTGCAGGCCATCGTCATGGCCCTGCCCCTGTGGCACGGCGTCGAACTCATCCGCGGCTTGACGACCGGGGCACTCTCGGTCGCGATGCTCGGCCACGTCCTGTACTACGTGGTCATGATCGCGATCGGTCTCGTCTTCACGACGAAGCGGCTACGCACGCTGTTCCTCGATTAGCGGGGCGGCTCACCGAGCACGCACCGCCCGCTAGAGCGATACCGTCTCGCCCGCCCGATCTCTTCGTAGTCCACGTCTTTGGTCTCCGGAGACAGCACGAGGGCGATGAAGGTGAGCACGGCCATCGCCGACAGGTAAAGGCCGACGAGCCCCGGGCTCCCGTCGGCTGCCGCCCACAACGCCACGGCGACGAGGGGAGCAAGAGCCGCCCCCAGGATCGATGACACGTTGTACGAGACAGCGGAGCCGGTGTATCGGACCTCCGTCGGGAACAGTTCGGGAAGCACCGCTCCCATCGGCCCGAAGGTCGCACCCATGAGCACGAAGCCGAACACCAGGAAGGCCTGCACGAGCGCTCCCGTGAACTTCGGGTCGGCCTGGGGGAGAAGGAAGACGGTAAACGTGAGGCCGAAGACGATGATCGCCGCCGTCACCCACAGCAGCAGGCGCCGCCTGCCGATCGCGTCGGCCACGGGCCCCGAGAGCAGGGTGAAGATCCCGAAGAAGACGACGCCGATGATCTGCATCAGCACGAAGTCTGTGTACCCGAAACCGAGGCCGGGAACGTAGGTCGCCGGGTCGAAGGGAGTCCCGGCCGCCTGGGCGGCAGCCTGCGCGGCATCCGTCGTCGCCTTCGTTCCGTACGAGAGCGTGAAGCTCGTCATCAGATAGAACAACACGTAGGTCGCCAACATGATGAAGGTGCCGAGAATGAGCCGTCGCCAGTAGCGGCGCAACGCGAGACCCAGGGGAAACTTGCGCAGCGTCCCCTTCTTCTCGGCACGCGTGAACGAGTCCGATTCGACCAGTCGCAGCCGTACCCACAGGCCGACGATCACCATCACTGCCGAGAAGAGGAACGGGATTCTCCAGCCCCAGGCGAGGAACGCATCCGAGGCCTGAGCGGTGCCATCCGGGTGGGGGAGCGAAAAGTTGATCGCCAGGAAGATGCCGTTGGCGATGATGAAACCGATCGGGGCTCCCAGCTGCGGGAACGTGCCGTACCAGGCGCGTTTGCCCGCCGGGGCGTTCTCGGTGGCCACGAGCGCGGCCCCTGACCACTCGCCGCCGAGCGCGAATCCCTGCGCGAGTCGCAGTACGAGCAGGAACACCGCAGCCCACACGCCGATCTCGTTCACCGTCGGCAGCAGCCCGATCACGAAGGTCGCGATTCCCATCGTCAGCAGCGACGTCACGAGAGTGGCCTTGCGGCCGAACCGATCACCGAAGTGACCGAAGACCACGGCGCCGAGCGGGCGGGCGACCATCGCGGCGCCGAAGACGGCGAAGGATGCCAACAGCGACGTCGTCTCGTTCCCCGTCGGGAAGAACAGGGCGGGGAAGACGAGCACCGCCGCCGTCGCATAGACGTAGAAGTCGTAGAACTCGATCGTCGTCCCGATGAGGCTTGCCGTGATGACACGGCTGCGCGGGTTAGCGGGCGCGGAAGGGGTAGCGGTGGCGGAGGTCATGCGGGCCTGTCGACGAGGCGGACGAGAGTGGCCCTGCGCCTCCGTGGCCGCCTAGCGCCAGAGCGTGGCGATGGCCGCGTTCACGAAGGTCAGGATGCCGATCGCCCAGAATACACCGGCCGGAGCCGAGCCGTTCCGCTTGGTGCGGGCCGTACCGATCCCTAGCAGCGCACCGATGATCAGCAGGATGACGAGCTTCGTGCCGATCTTCGCGTAGTTGAACTCCACGCCCTCGGGCACGCCCCACGGCGCTGCCAGAGCGAGCCCCGCGACACCGGCGATCAGCAGACCCCAGTTCATGAGTGCCGTCACGGCCCCGGTGCGGCGCACGGCCTCCACGACCCAGGCGCCGAAGAGGATGGCGAAGCCCGAGAGGTGAACGAGAAGGACGGCGTGACGAAGAATCTCCATGCCGTCAGCGTACCTTACGGCTCACTGAAGGTGGAGTCGTGTCGGCCAGTCGCAGGGTGTCTCAGGCCCGCAGCTCCCGCAGCGTCAGCGCGGTGCGCAGCGCGGCATCCGCTGCCTCGAACCCCTTGTCTTCCCGCGACCCCGGGAGGCCGGCGCGGTCGATCCCCTGCGCCTCGTCGTCCAGGGTGAGAACGCCGAACCCGACGGGCTTGCCGGTGTCGAGGGCAACCCGGGTCAGTCCGTCGGTGGCCGCTGACGAGACGAACTCGAAGTGCGGTGTTCCGCCGCGGATGATGACGCCGAGCGCGACGACGGCATCGGCGCCGGCTTCCAGTGCCGCCTTGGCAACGACGGGCAGCTCGAACGACCCGGGAACTGACACGACGCGGTATGTGGCGCCGGCGCCCTCGAGTGCCCGGCGGGCGCCCTCCAGCAGGCCGTTCGCGATCGTCTCGTGCCAGCTGCCTGCGACGATCACGATGTTCAGTCCTGAGCCGTCGATCGTCTCGCGTTCAGGTGCTCCGGTGCCGCTCATGCGTCGGTCCTCTCTGCCGCGGCCCCCACTCCGAGGGCGCGGTCCAGGTCGTCGAGAGCGATGGTGTGTCCCATGCGCTCGGCCTTCGTGGCCAGGTACTGGTGGTTGTTCGGGCCGACACCCACGAGCAGCGGCACCTGCTCCACGATGTCCAGGCCGAGCTCGCGCAGCTGAGCAACCTTGTCGCCGTTGTTGGTCAGGAGCCGCATCCGCTCGATACCGAGATCTCCCAGGATGCCGGCTGCCGCGGCATAGTCGCGCGCATCGGCCGGAAGGCCCAGGGCAAGGTTCGCGTCGACGGTGTCGAGCCCCCGCTCCTGCAGGCTGTAAGCGCGCAGCTTGTTGATCAGACCGATTCCACGGCCCTCGTGCCCGCGCATGTAGATGACAACGCCGCCGTCTTGTTCGATCGCGTCGAGCGCAGCATCCAGCTGCGGGCCGCACTCGCACTTCAGGGAACCGAACGCCTCGCCGGTCAGGCATTCCGAGTGCACCCGAACCAGTGGCGCATCCTCGGTGAGGTCTCCCGCCACGACCGCGATGTGGTCCGTGCCGGTGATTCGATCCTTGTAGGCAAGGAAGCGGAACACGCCGTGTGCCGTGGGCACTGAGGCTTCGGCGCGGAGGCTGACGCGGCGGTGATGGGGGTTGGTGGCGGCGGCAGCGTCGCGCGGCTCGTGCTCGTTGAGGTACGCGATGAGCTGCTCGATCGTGATGACCGGCACACCATCGCGAGCGCCGAGGTCGAGGAGCCCCGGCATCCGCATCATGGAGCCGTCTTCAGCGACGACCTCCGCGATCGCCCCGACCGGCTGCAGGCCCGCGAGTCGCATCAGCTCGACCGCAGCCTCGGTGTGCCCGGGACGTTCGCGAACGCCCCCTCGACAGCGCGAAGCGGGAGGACGTGGCCGGGCCTGATGACGCTGGAGGGGGTCGATGCCGGGTTGGCGAGCACGTTCAGGGTGTGTGCGCGGTCGCTGGCGCTGATGCCGGTCGAATCGCGGTCAGCTGCATCCACGGTCACGGTGTACGCGGTGCCGCGGGCGTCTTCGTTGACCGCCACCATCGGCGGAAGATCGAGTCTGTCAGCCCAATCGGCGGGCATCGGCGCGCACAGCAAGCCGCTCGACCAGCGGATCGTCCACGCGACTGCCTCTGGGGTTGCGAGTTCGGCAGACAAGATGACATCGCCTTCGTTCTCGCGGTTCTCGTCGTCGGCGACGATGATCGGGCGTCCGGCGCGCAGCGCGTCGAGCGCCTCGGTGATGGGGGCAAGGCTCACCGGGAGCCTCCTTCGGTCGGGGCGGTCGCAGCCGCCGGGGGAACGCCAGCAGACGCTGCACGTGTCGGGCAAGGATGTCGGTCTCGAGGTTGACGGGGGACCCCGGCTGAAGGGAGTCGAACGTCGTGGCCTCGAGAGTCTCGGGGATGAGGGAGACCTCGAACCAGGGCTCGGTCGAGGCCGGCTCGCTGACGTCGCTCACGGTGAGGGATACGCCGTCCATGGCGATCGATCCTTTGTCCACGATGAGCGGCGCGAGGTGCTGCGCAATCGCGACGCGGATCACGCGCCACTGGTCGCCGGGCCGCACGTCGACGACGGTGCCCGTGCCGTCGACATGGCCCTGCACGATGTGCCCGCCCAGCCGCCCGCCCGCGGCGGTTGCCCGTTCGAGGTTGACGAGCCGATCGACGGCAACGTCGCCGAGTGTCGAGATCACGAGAGTCTGGCGCATGACGTCGGCGGTGAATCCGTCGCCGTCGCGGGCGACGACCGTCAGGCAGACTCCGCTGACGGCGATCGAGTCGCCGTGCGCGGCATCCGCAACCGAGCGGGGTGCGTGAATCGTGAGCCGGATGCCGTCGCCCGACGGTTCGACGGCGGTGACGCGACCGATCTCTTCGACGAGGCCTGTGAACATGAGAAGCTCCTGACTACACCGACGGTGTGCCAGCGTCGTCGCTGGCGGTAAGGGATGGGGATACGGACTGCTCGGTGGCAGCCCGGGGGCGTGCGACCAGCAGCAGATCGTCGCCGAGCTGTTCGAGCGCAGTGAACTCGAGTCGGTGCGCAGCGGCGAGCGTGCCCACCCCGATGTCGGTCACGGCGGGGCGGTCGCCGTCCGGGCCGGAGCCGATCAGGACGGGCGCGACGTACGCGAGGACCTCGTCGACCAGTCCGGCGCGCATGAAGGATGCCGAAACCGTCGGCCCGCCCTCCACGAACACACGCTGGATGCCGAGATCGCGAAGTTCCTCCAGGACCGCCGCGAGATCTGTGCCGGGGCGCTGAATCAGGGTGCGCGGATGCCGCCGGACCTGCGCAGCATCCGGAATCGCCCGCTGCCCGAGCACAACCGGGAGGGGCTGCTGCGACAACGGTTGGCCTGCGGGCCCGCGCGCGGTCAGCGCCGGGTCATCGGCCAGGACCGTGCCGATGCCGACGACGATGGCATCGGCATCCGCCCGGCGTCGATGCACGTCGGCGCGGGCCGTCGGCCCCGTGATCCACATACTCGTGCCGTCCGCGGCGGCGGCACGCCCGTCGAGGCTTTGTGCCCACTTGACGGTGACATGAGGTCTGCCCAGTCGCTGCACGGTCAGCCAGGACTCCAAGAGAGCGGTGCACTCGTCCTGCAGCAGGCCCGCGTCGACCGTGACGCCCGCGGCGACGAGTCGTTCCGCTCCGCCGCCCGAGGCCACGCCGGGGTCGTCGACGGCGTAGATCACGCGCGTGACGCCGGCATCGATGAGAGCCTGCGCGCACGGGCCGGTGCGGCCGGTGTGGTTACAGGGTTCGAGGGTGACAACTGCCGTGCTTCCGCGAAGCTGCTCCGACGACAGCTGAGACATCGCGTCGACTTCGGCGTGTGCGGTCCCGACACCACGGTGCCAGCCCTCCGCCAGAATGTCTCCGTCCGGGGAGAGGATGACGGCCCCGACCTGGGGGTTCAGTCCCCGGGGGCCGCGCAGCGCCGCGGTGAGCGCGCGTCTCATCGCGGCTGTCTCACTTGCGCCTTGGCTCACTGCCCACTCCGGTCGGGTGCGACGGGGCAGGGAAGGCGGCGACACTTCAGCGTCGCCTGTGCTGCCTCCCATCCGGACTGACGACGCTGTCGCGTCGCATCACCGTCGGTCCCGGAATCACACCGGATCAACCGCTGCGGTGTTCTCTCGAACACGGATGCAGCGGGTCGCGGACTGTCACCGCCGGTTCGGATTCTCACCGACCCCGGAGCACGTTGTTGCTCTCGAGTGTAGTCAACGCAGTGCGCGTGTGTTCATTCCCGGGCAGCGCGTGGGTCCGGCGCGCTGTCGGAGCCCGGTGCGCCCGTCATGAGGCCTCATCCGCACCCACCAGTGCGCGAGCGGTGCGCTCGTCGATGACGAGATCGGTGATCAGGCCTGCGGCCAGCGCACCGCGAAGGCTCGGAATCTTGGCCTCGCCTGTCACGATGCAGCAGCGACGCGGTACCGCGCGAAGCAGATCGAACGACGGGCCCGACCCCCGCTCGTTCAACGCGATCCCCTCGGTCGACCCGTTCGCTCGGTAGAACACCGTCGCGACGTCGCCGACGACGCGTTCCGACTTCAGCTGCTCAAGGTCGGCGGGTTCGAGGTAGTCGCCGGCGTGGACGCGGCTGGGCACCTCGGCCTGGAACGCTCCGACGCTGAAGAGTACGAGACCCATGCGGCTCTGAATGTCGAGGATGCGGCGGGTGCTTCGTTCTCGCCACAGCGCGCGCCGCGTCTCGGGGTCATCGAAGAAGGCCGGGACCGGGAATTGCTCGGCATCCCCGCTATAGGCCGTGCTGAACCTGCTGAGAAGCTCGCTGGCGTATGTGATGCCCGATGTCTTCACGTTTCCCGAGCCGTTCAGTTGCACGAATGTCGTTCCGTGCACGCGCTTGGGGGTGAGTCGGCGCGCGACCGCCGCCAGCGTCGATCCCCACGCGATGCCGACGACCAGTTCCGAGACGATCAGTTCATCCAGCAACTGCGCAGCGCCCTGAGCGACGCGGTCGAGCCGCTCGAGATCGCTGACCGATTCGGGCACCGGGATCACCTGCGCGCGTACCCCGAACTGGCGCCGCAGGTGGGTCTCGACGAGCCCGGGTGCGTCGAGAGGTGAACGGACGCGCACCTCGACGATGCCTTCGGCGCGTGCGAAGGACAGGAGTCGAGACACCGTCGATCGGGATGTTCCCAGTTCGGTGGCGATGGCGTCCATCGTGCGCAGCTGGACGTAGTACAGGTGGGCGGCTGTCAGCGCTCGCCGCAGGTGGGTCGCGTCATCGGTCACGGACACAGTGTGCACATACGTGCATTAGGTCTGCAACTTCGACCAGGCGTGGCACGATGGGGGAGAACCCGGGAGGTCCCCGAGCGAGGAAGGACACGAATCGATGAGCGCCGTCGAACGAGGCACGGTCACCCAGCTGAGCGAACGGCCGCAGGCCGACGTTCTCATCGTCGGCGGTGGCGTCAACGGGCTCGCGGCGTTTCGCGACCTCGCGCTTCAGGGTGTCGATGTCGCGCTCGTCGAACGCGGAGACTTCGTGAGCGGTGCATCGGCCGCGTCATCGCACATGATCCACGGTGGTGTCCGCTATCTCGAGAACGGCGAGTTCCGGCTCGTCCACGAGGCAGTGACCGAGCGCAACGACCTGCTCGCTACCGCTGCGCACTACGTGCGCCCGCTGCAGACCACGATCCCGATTTTCTCGACCTTCTCGGGCGTCCTCTCAGCACCGTTCCGCTTTCTGCGGCACGGTGCTGGCAAGCACGTCGAGCGCGGGGCCGCGCTCATCAAGATCGGTCTCACCATCTACGACTCCTTCTCCCGGGGTGGAGGCCGTGTTCCGCGTCACACCTTCCGCGGCCGCACCGCGTCGCTGCGTGCCCTCCCTGCGATGAATGACACCGTGAAGTACACCGCGACCTATTGGGATGCCTCGGTGCAAGATCCGGAGCGTCTCGCGCTGGATCTGCTGCGCGACGGGCGAGCGGCGGGCGGCAACAGCGCCCGGGCGGCGAACTACGTGGATGTCGTCGGCGCCCACGACGGAGCGATCACCCTTCGCGACACGGAAACGGGCGGCGAGTTCGCCTTCCGCGCCGCCGTCGTGATCAACGCATCCGGGCCGTGGACCGACCTCACCAACCGCGCACTCGGGGCTCCGACGACCTTCATGGGCGGAACCAAGGGCTCGCATATCGTGCTCGATAACCCGGAGCTACTCGCGGCCACGGCTGGTCGCGAGATCTTCTTCGAGCACCGCGACGGTCGCATCGTGCTCATCTACCCCCTCAAGGGACGAGTCCTCGTGGGCACCACCGACATCGAGCACGACATGGCCGATCCCGCCGTGTGCACCGAGCCCGAGGTCGACTACTTCATCGACCTCATCGGGCACGTCTTCCCCGACATCACGGTCGATCGCTCGCAGATCGTCTACCGGTTCTCGGGCGTACGTCCCCTACCCGGTCACGGCGACCTCGCCCCGGGCTTCGTCTCGCGCGACTACCGCGTCGAAGCCGAGCAGCTCCCGGGGTCGGCAGACACCACGGTGATCAGCCTCGTCGGCGGCAAATGGACGACTTTCCGGGCCTCCGCGGCCCACCTCACCGATGACGCTCTCGCGCTGCTTGCCCGACCTCGCACGGTCAGCACCCGCGGCCGGGCCATCGGCGGGGGAGCTGGCTATCCCCTCACGGAACGGGCACGGCAGCAGTGGGTGACCGAGAACCGTCGCGGGCTCTCGAAGGATGTCGCCGCGACTCTGCTCGAACGGTACGGAACAATCGCCCGCGAGGTCATCGCGTCGGTCGACGAGGATGCCGACGACCAGCCACTCACGAGCCTTCCCGCCTACAGCACGGGAGAGCTGCGGTACCTGGCGGGCGCGGAGGATGTCGTACACCTCGCGGATCTGCTGTTGCGCCGCACGAGCATCGCGTTCCGGGGCGAGGCGAGCCCTGAGGTCGTCGCCGAGATCGCCGAAGCCGTCTCTGGAGTGCTCGGGTGGGATGAGGCGGACGTTTCGGCTGAGGTCGATGCGGCACTCGCCGCTGTCCACGCCGCCGATCCGACGTGGGAGCCCGCGTCGGCACCGGTAGCCTGAGCGGCGCGGCATCCATCGTCTGGAGGCGTTCAACACTTCGGGAGGCATCGTGGCCGAACACGTCCTAGCCATCGACCAGGGCACCACCTCAACACGGGCGATCGTTTTTGACCGCGCCGGCACCGTTGTGGCAACCGCCCAGCGCGAGCACGAGCAGATCTTTCCCCGCGCGGGGTGGGTCGAACACGACCCCATGGAGATCTGGACCAACACCGAGTGGGTGATTTCTGCCGTACTCGGCAAGGCCCACCTGCAGGCGTCCGGTATCGCCGCCGCTGGTGTCACGAACCAGCGCGAGACCGCGATCGTGTGGGACCGTCGTAGCGGGCAGCCCATCTTCAACGCGATCGTGTGGCAGGACACGCGCACGCAGCCCCGCCTGGATGCGCTTGCCCGTGACGGCGTCGGCGACCGCGTCACCGAGGTGACGGGCCTGCCGCTTGCTACCTACTTCTCGGCATCCAAGGTCGCGTGGATCCTCGAGCACGTGCCGGGGGCGCGGGCGGATGCCGAAGCCGGACACCTGCTGTTCGGGACCCCGGACTCGTGGGTGGTGTGGAACCTCACCGGCGGAACCAGCGGCGGGGCGCACGTGACCGATGTCACCAACGCAAGCCGCACACTGCTCATGGACCTGCAGACCCTCGACTGGTCCGACGAGATGCTCGCGCTGTGGAGTATTCCCCGCGCGATGATGCCCGAGATCCGGTCGTCCTCGGACGTCGTGGGCGAGCTCGCTCTACCCGGTACCGCGCGCGAGCTGCCGATCGCCGGCATCCTCGGTGACCAGCAGGCGGCGACCTTTGGGCAGGCTGCCTTCGGGGTCGGTGATTCCAAGAACACCTACGGCACCGGCAACTTCCTGCTCGTGGGCACCGGCACCGAGATCGTCCGTTCCCGCCACGGCCTGATCACCACTGTCGCGTACCGGCTCGGTGACCAGCCCGCCCACTACGCGCTCGAAGGCTCGATCGCCGTCACCGGATCGCTCGTCCAATGGCTGCGCGACAACCTCGGGATCATCGACCGCGCGCAAGATGTCGAGACCCTCGCGATGACCGTCGAGAACGCCGGCGGGGCCTACTTCGTCCCCGCGTTCTCGGGCCTGTTCGCCCCGTACTGGCGACCGGATGCCCGCGGCGCGATCGTCGGCCTCACCCGGTACGTCACACGCGCCCACATCGCTCGCGCCGCTCTCGAGTCGACGGCCTTCCAGACCCGCGATGTCATCGAGGCTGTCGTCGGAGATGCCGGCCGCGACTTGTCGGAGCTGCGCGTCGACGGCGGCATGACCAAGAACGATCTGCTCATGCAGTTCCAGGCCGACATCCTGGGCATCCCCGTCGTGCGACCGCGCGTCGTCGAGACGACGGCTCTTGGCGCCGCCTACGCTGCGGGTCTCGCGGTCGGTGTCTGGTCGGGGCTGGACGAGTTGCGCGAGCACTGGCAGGTCGATCGCCGGTTCGAACCGGCGATGTCGGATGAGGAACGCGCTCGCCGCTATCGGCTGTGGAAGAAGGCCGTCACCAAGTCCCTCGACTGGGTTGACGACGACGCCCGCACTCTGATGGATACGCTCGGCGACTAGCTCGTTCGAGACGGGCCGCTGCGTTTCGGTGGGGCCGCTACGCGAACTGCCCAGCGCGGGGACATGCCCTCGCCGGCTGCGCCGGCTCCCGCCAGGCCCGGTGCCAGCCCCGCGCTGGGCAGTTCGCTTCGCTCCTGCGTAGACGATCGGGTGACCTGCTTCGCTCCCGGTGGTGTGCCGATGGGTGGGGCCGCTACGCGAACTGCCCAGCGCGGGGACATGCCCTCGCAGGCTGCGCCGGCTCCCGCCAGGCCCGGTGCCAGCCCCGCGCTGGGGCAGTGCGCTTCGCTCCTGCGCAGACCATCGTGCGCACCGGTATGCCGTGCGCCGGCACGCGTCAGCCCCGCGCTGGGCAGTTCGCTTCGCTCCTGCGTAGGGCGCGTCTTGCGCTTGCGTTACTTCAGCAGGCGGGAGAGGCGGCGATCGGCCAGGAGCTTGCCGCCGGTTTGGCACGTCGGGCAGTACTCGAGGGAGTTGTCGGCGAAGAAGACGCTGCGCACCTCGTCGCCGCAGACCGGGCACGCCCCGCCGCGCCGGCCGTGCACGCGCATCCCGCGGCGCTTCGCGTCCTTGAGATCTGTCGGGGGCTTGCCGGATGCCTCGGCGATCGCCTCGGCGAGCGTCTGCTGCATCGCCGCGAAGAGGGTCTCGATGTCCTCGTCGCTGAGGTTTGCAGCCAGGGCGTAGGGCGACATCCGTGCCGCGTGCAGAATCTCATCGGAGTATGCGTTGCCGATGCCGGCGATGATCGACTGATCGCGCAGAACCCCTTTGATCTGGGTGCGGCGACCCGACAGCAACGCGGCGAACGCTTCGCGGTCGAACGCCGGGTCCAGGGGATCGGGGCCGAGCCGCGCGATGCCCGGCACGTCTGCAGGCTCGCGGGCCGCGTACACGGCGAGCGACTTCTTCGTTCCCGCCTCCGTCAGGTCGAACCCCGAGCCATCCGAGAAGGCGATGCGCAGCGCGATCGGCGTCTTTCCGGGGCGGATGATCGTGGTGGGGAGGTGGTCGTACCAGCGGAGCCATCCGGCCTTCGCGAGATGGAAGACGAGGTGGAGGGGAGCTGTCGCGTCCGCCGCCGCCTCGATATCGATGAACTTGCCGTGGCGCGACACCGACATCACCGTCGTGCCGACGAGCGCGTCCAGCGGAGGATCGTACGTCTTGAGCGCAGCGATGTTCGCGACCGTGGCGCGTGAGACGGTGAGTCCCGGCAGGCGGCCGTCGAGATAGTCGACCAGTCCCTGTACTTCCGGCATCTCGGGCATGGCGACATCCTGTCACGGGGTGGCAAGTGGCGGCAGGCCCCCATCGAGGATCGGCCAGGCAACGGGGCTGCGATCGTCGTCGGGGAGGAGCCCTGCGATCCACGCATCATCCCGGTGAGATGGACCCGCCAGCGCCCGCCGCAGCAGTCCCTCGTAGCGGAAGCCCAGCGCGCGGGCGACCCGCGCAGATCCGGTGTTTCCGGCCACGGCACGCCACTCGATGCGAGCCAGAGACATGCCCGCGGGCTCGAAGCCGAAGTCGATGACGGCGGAGCCCGCCTCGGTGAGCAGATGTCGCCGCCGAGCCCACGGCGCCATCCAGAACCCCAGCTCTGCCGTCTCCGGCTCCCGGCGGTACAGCCCGATCATTCCGGCCAGCCGGCCGTCATGACGGATGCCCCACGTCGCCTCACGGCCTTCGGCCCAGTGCCGCTCCACGCGGGGAATGAACTGCTCGGCGTGCTCGCGAAGGTACGGCGTTGGGACGGTGGTGTAGCGCTGGATCGCCGGATCCTGGCATGCCTCGAAGATCTCATCCACGTCGGCGTCGGTCGGTGGCGACAGCTCGCAGCGCTCGGTACGCAGCACGACGACATCCATCGCCCCACCCTAAGCCTTGATCCACCGATGAGCCGTGGGGTTGAGCGGGCGCGGTGACGCAGAAATGCCCCTCTGATCAGGAAGAATAGTGATTGTCTAGACCGCTGTTCGACCGATCCGAGAGGCATCTCGTAGGTGCAATTCAAGCATGCTCCCGCTGCTGTGTCAGCGATGTTCGATGATCCGAATCTCGTGTCGGCCGCGGGTCTGGTCCCGATGCTCCGCCTCGCCCGTTCCGTGGGCCTCGACGAGCTCGCGCAGTCGAGGTTGAGCGTCCCGACGGACAGGGGCGCGAACGCCGGGTCGAAGGTGATGGCGCTGGTGGCGGGGATGCTCGCCGGTGCGGACTCGATCGACGACATGAACCTGCTCCGTCACGGCGGGATGGGGCGATTGTTCGATCGGACGTATGCGCCGTCGACGTTGGGCTCGTTCCTGCGCGAGTTCCGTTTCGGGCATGTCCGCCAGCTCGATGCCGTCGCTTCCCGGACTCTGGTGAACCTCGCCTCGGCCGCACCGCTGCTGCAGGTTCGGGGCGGTGAGCGGGTGATGGTGGATCTGGACGACACGATCGTCGAGGTCCACGGATACAAGAAGCAGGGCGCCTCGTTCGGGTACTCCGGCGTCCGCGGACTCAACGCACTCCTTGCGACGGCGTCGACGACCTCGTCAGCACCGGTGATCCTGGGTCAGCGGCTCCGGCAGGGGAAGACCGGCTCCCCGAAAGGCGCCGCCAGGATCGTCGGTGACGTCCTCGCAACCCTCCGCCGCATGAACATCGGGAGCAGTGTCCGGCCGCTGCTGCGGGCCGACTCCGCGTTCTATGGGCACGGCACCGTTGGCACCGCGATCAAGTCCGGCGCGGACGTATCTGTCACGGTCCGGATGGACCCTGCGGTGAAGACAGCGATCTCGTCGATCCCCGAGGACGGGTGGGAGACGATCGAGTATCCGAACGCGATCCGTGACGAGGCCACCGGGCGGTGGATCTCGAAAGCCGAAGTCGCCGAAGTGCCCTTCGTCGCGTTCCGCTCCCGGAAGATCGCCGAACGGGTCGAAGGACGTCTCGTGGTGCGGCGCATCCCGGACCTGAACCCGAACAAGGTGGAGCAGCCGACCTTGTTCGACGTCTACCGGCACCACGCGTTCTTCACCACCACCGACAAGCAGACGATGGGCACCGTCGCGGCGGACAAGACCCACCGTGCCCACGCGATCATCGAACAGGTCCACGCCGATCTGAAGGGCGGACCGCTCGCTCACCTTCCGTCCGGGGTGTTCACCGCGAACAGCGCCTGGCTCGTGCTC
Protein-coding sequences here:
- a CDS encoding glycerol-3-phosphate dehydrogenase/oxidase, whose product is MSAVERGTVTQLSERPQADVLIVGGGVNGLAAFRDLALQGVDVALVERGDFVSGASAASSHMIHGGVRYLENGEFRLVHEAVTERNDLLATAAHYVRPLQTTIPIFSTFSGVLSAPFRFLRHGAGKHVERGAALIKIGLTIYDSFSRGGGRVPRHTFRGRTASLRALPAMNDTVKYTATYWDASVQDPERLALDLLRDGRAAGGNSARAANYVDVVGAHDGAITLRDTETGGEFAFRAAVVINASGPWTDLTNRALGAPTTFMGGTKGSHIVLDNPELLAATAGREIFFEHRDGRIVLIYPLKGRVLVGTTDIEHDMADPAVCTEPEVDYFIDLIGHVFPDITVDRSQIVYRFSGVRPLPGHGDLAPGFVSRDYRVEAEQLPGSADTTVISLVGGKWTTFRASAAHLTDDALALLARPRTVSTRGRAIGGGAGYPLTERARQQWVTENRRGLSKDVAATLLERYGTIAREVIASVDEDADDQPLTSLPAYSTGELRYLAGAEDVVHLADLLLRRTSIAFRGEASPEVVAEIAEAVSGVLGWDEADVSAEVDAALAAVHAADPTWEPASAPVA
- the glpK gene encoding glycerol kinase GlpK, coding for MAEHVLAIDQGTTSTRAIVFDRAGTVVATAQREHEQIFPRAGWVEHDPMEIWTNTEWVISAVLGKAHLQASGIAAAGVTNQRETAIVWDRRSGQPIFNAIVWQDTRTQPRLDALARDGVGDRVTEVTGLPLATYFSASKVAWILEHVPGARADAEAGHLLFGTPDSWVVWNLTGGTSGGAHVTDVTNASRTLLMDLQTLDWSDEMLALWSIPRAMMPEIRSSSDVVGELALPGTARELPIAGILGDQQAATFGQAAFGVGDSKNTYGTGNFLLVGTGTEIVRSRHGLITTVAYRLGDQPAHYALEGSIAVTGSLVQWLRDNLGIIDRAQDVETLAMTVENAGGAYFVPAFSGLFAPYWRPDARGAIVGLTRYVTRAHIARAALESTAFQTRDVIEAVVGDAGRDLSELRVDGGMTKNDLLMQFQADILGIPVVRPRVVETTALGAAYAAGLAVGVWSGLDELREHWQVDRRFEPAMSDEERARRYRLWKKAVTKSLDWVDDDARTLMDTLGD
- a CDS encoding Fpg/Nei family DNA glycosylase, giving the protein MPEMPEVQGLVDYLDGRLPGLTVSRATVANIAALKTYDPPLDALVGTTVMSVSRHGKFIDIEAAADATAPLHLVFHLAKAGWLRWYDHLPTTIIRPGKTPIALRIAFSDGSGFDLTEAGTKKSLAVYAAREPADVPGIARLGPDPLDPAFDREAFAALLSGRRTQIKGVLRDQSIIAGIGNAYSDEILHAARMSPYALAANLSDEDIETLFAAMQQTLAEAIAEASGKPPTDLKDAKRRGMRVHGRRGGACPVCGDEVRSVFFADNSLEYCPTCQTGGKLLADRRLSRLLK
- a CDS encoding GNAT family N-acetyltransferase, which produces MDVVVLRTERCELSPPTDADVDEIFEACQDPAIQRYTTVPTPYLREHAEQFIPRVERHWAEGREATWGIRHDGRLAGMIGLYRREPETAELGFWMAPWARRRHLLTEAGSAVIDFGFEPAGMSLARIEWRAVAGNTGSARVARALGFRYEGLLRRALAGPSHRDDAWIAGLLPDDDRSPVAWPILDGGLPPLATP
- a CDS encoding IS1380 family transposase; amino-acid sequence: MQFKHAPAAVSAMFDDPNLVSAAGLVPMLRLARSVGLDELAQSRLSVPTDRGANAGSKVMALVAGMLAGADSIDDMNLLRHGGMGRLFDRTYAPSTLGSFLREFRFGHVRQLDAVASRTLVNLASAAPLLQVRGGERVMVDLDDTIVEVHGYKKQGASFGYSGVRGLNALLATASTTSSAPVILGQRLRQGKTGSPKGAARIVGDVLATLRRMNIGSSVRPLLRADSAFYGHGTVGTAIKSGADVSVTVRMDPAVKTAISSIPEDGWETIEYPNAIRDEATGRWISKAEVAEVPFVAFRSRKIAERVEGRLVVRRIPDLNPNKVEQPTLFDVYRHHAFFTTTDKQTMGTVAADKTHRAHAIIEQVHADLKGGPLAHLPSGVFTANSAWLVLAVIAFNLTRTAGLISDRAGRLARATTATIRRTLITVPARLARSARRITMHLPAAWPWQAAFDRLFTATHAPPHVSTN